Proteins encoded within one genomic window of Camelina sativa cultivar DH55 chromosome 19, Cs, whole genome shotgun sequence:
- the LOC104765649 gene encoding uncharacterized protein At3g17950-like isoform X2 codes for MGFSFTATMPMPFRASSHRHVSPSVAISRASSSNARRLHQRKRPPSSNSAEPERHRRRKWWRFCRDDDDDAGIHRGTGDSKRSSLGEYLEVERRFGDEAVYNAAEAAELEGAVARYQDQQPVMGERALFADGRVLPPASAEMVTGEGTPVAMALCRFPVSLTGICSGGGG; via the coding sequence ATGGGGTTTAGTTTCACTGCAACCATGCCGATGCCATTCAGAGCTTCTTCCCACCGCCACGTGTCACCTTCCGTAGCAATCTCACGAGCTTCCAGCTCCAATGCAAGACGCCTCCACCAGAGGAAGCGTCCTCCTTCATCGAATTCCGCTGAGCCTGAGCGGCATCGCCGCCGTAAATGGTGGCGTTTTTGCAGAGACGACGATGACGACGCCGGAATCCACCGTGGTACCGGAGATTCTAAGCGGTCGTCGCTCGGAGAGTATTTAGAGGTGGAGCGGAGGTTTGGAGACGAAGCCGTTTATAACGCAGCCGAGGCGGCGGAGCTAGAGGGTGCGGTGGCGCGGTACCAAGATCAACAGCCGGTTATGGGAGAGCGGGCATTGTTCGCCGACGGGAGGGTTCTTCCTCCGGCTTCAGCTGAGATGGTTACCGGAGAAGGTACGCCAGTGGCAATGGCACTTTGTAGATTCCCGGTTTCTTTAACCGGTATATGCAGCGGTGGCGGAGGATAA
- the LOC104765650 gene encoding outer envelope protein 64, chloroplastic, producing MASQAANLWVLLGLGLAGILMISKKLKKTVREDFGAFLDKLLLLPPPPPAPPKAPHPLTGLTFAVSDLFDITGYVTGFGHPDWVRTHEAASSTCPVVSTLVEGGATCVGKTVVDELAFSISGENKHYDSPTNPAAPSRIPGGACSGAAVAVATKAVDFALGIDTAGGVRVPAGYCGVLGFKSSHGAISNTGIIPVSSSLDSVGWFARDPITLHRVGHVLLQLPFATQRNPRQIILADDCFQLLKIPVDRITQVVIKSAEKLFGRQLLKHQNFENYIETKVPSLKEFARTKAVAKVPTSRLLANVMQLLQRHEFLQNHGDWINTVKPAIDPVISSQICENPELTSEEIENFNAIRNEIRVAIGSLLKVFLLFHLMSTT from the exons ATGGCGTCTCAGGCTGCGAATCTATGGGTTCTTCTTGGTTTAGGTCTGGCTGGGATTCTTATGATTTCCAAGAAGCTCAAGAAGACCGTCCGTGAAGATTTCGGCGCTTTTCTCGACAAACTCTTGCTtctccctcctcctccacctgCTCCTCCCAAAGCTCCTCATCCTCTCACCGGCCTCACTTTCGCCGTTTCCGACTT ATTTGATATCACAGGCTACGTGACTGGTTTCGGTCATCCAGACTGGGTTAGGACGCATGAAGCTGCTTCTTCAACTTGTCCTGTGGTTTCAACTCTCGTTGAAGGTGGAGCCACTTGTGTTGGTAAAACTGTAGTTGATGAACTTGCGTTTAG taTCAGTGGAGAAAACAAGCATTACGATTCACCTACAAATCCTGCAGCTCCTTCTCGTATTCCTGGTGGCGCTTGCAGTGGCGCTGCTGTTGCTGTAGCCACTAAAGCTGTGGATTTTGCTTTAG GCATCGACACAGCTGGCGGGGTAAGAGTGCCTGCAGGATACTGTGGCGTTCTTGGATTCAAATCTTCTCATGGGGCTATTTCAAATACAGGAATCATACCAGTATCTTCAAGTCTTGACTCTGTTG GATGGTTTGCCCGCGATCCAATCACCCTACATCGTGTTGGCCATGTACTCTTGCAACTTCCATTTGCCACACAACGGAATCCAAGGCAAATCATACTAGCCGATGACTGTTTTCAGCTGTTAAAGATCCCCGTGGACCGGATTACCCAGGTGGTGATCAAATCAGCTGAAAAGCTTTTTGGAA GACAATTGCTGAAGCATCAGAACTTTGAGAACTATATTGAAACTAAAGTTCCTAGCTTGAAAGAGTTTGCTAGAACAAAAGCCGTTGCTAAGGTCCCAACATCAAGACTACTAGCGAATGTGATGCAGCTTCTTCAAAG GCACGAGTTTCTTCAAAATCATGGGGATTGGATCAACACAGTGAAGCCAGCTATTGATCCTGTGATTTCGTCCCAAATTTGTGAGAACCCAGAACTAACCAGTGAAGAAATTGAGAACTTCAATGCAATCAGAAACGAGATTCGAGTGGCTATTGGTTCACTTCTCAAGGTATTCCTGCTCTTCCATTTGATGTCCACAACTTGA
- the LOC104765649 gene encoding uncharacterized protein At3g17950-like isoform X1, translating into MQDPRNHVPSSPTISSVSSSDLDTESTGSFFHDRSITLGTLMGFSFTATMPMPFRASSHRHVSPSVAISRASSSNARRLHQRKRPPSSNSAEPERHRRRKWWRFCRDDDDDAGIHRGTGDSKRSSLGEYLEVERRFGDEAVYNAAEAAELEGAVARYQDQQPVMGERALFADGRVLPPASAEMVTGEGTPVAMALCRFPVSLTGICSGGGG; encoded by the exons ATGCAAGATCCACGCAATCATGTTCCATCTTCTCCGACGATCTCCTCCGTCTCTTCCTCCGATCTTGATACTGAG TCTACAGGATCCTTCTTCCATGACAGAAGCATCACACTTGGAACGCTTATGGGGTTTAGTTTCACTGCAACCATGCCGATGCCATTCAGAGCTTCTTCCCACCGCCACGTGTCACCTTCCGTAGCAATCTCACGAGCTTCCAGCTCCAATGCAAGACGCCTCCACCAGAGGAAGCGTCCTCCTTCATCGAATTCCGCTGAGCCTGAGCGGCATCGCCGCCGTAAATGGTGGCGTTTTTGCAGAGACGACGATGACGACGCCGGAATCCACCGTGGTACCGGAGATTCTAAGCGGTCGTCGCTCGGAGAGTATTTAGAGGTGGAGCGGAGGTTTGGAGACGAAGCCGTTTATAACGCAGCCGAGGCGGCGGAGCTAGAGGGTGCGGTGGCGCGGTACCAAGATCAACAGCCGGTTATGGGAGAGCGGGCATTGTTCGCCGACGGGAGGGTTCTTCCTCCGGCTTCAGCTGAGATGGTTACCGGAGAAGGTACGCCAGTGGCAATGGCACTTTGTAGATTCCCGGTTTCTTTAACCGGTATATGCAGCGGTGGCGGAGGATAA
- the LOC104765644 gene encoding uncharacterized protein LOC104765644 — MASLPYGVSNLCRNQEVLSAAVRIRPVGQQITGFRAAKKVLYRFERHGLSSSLVQKREKQRMRCRVSSNSTETEDDSATKTKTPFGYTRKDVLLIGVGVTALGIGLESGLEYVGVDPLQAGNAVQLILVLGLTLGWISTYIFRVGNKEMTYAQQLRDYESQVMQKRLESLSEAELEALMAQVDEEKTKVE, encoded by the exons ATGGCTTCTCTACCGTACGGAGTATCGAATCTATGCAGAAACCAAGAGGTTCTGTCTGCGGCTGTACGGATTCGTCCCGTTGGGCAACAAATTACAG GATTTAGAGCTGCGAAGAAAGTCTTGTATAGATTCGAGCGACATGGATTGTCATCATCACTAGTacagaaaagagagaaacaaagaatgaGATGTAGAGTTAGCTCAAACTCTACTGAAACTGAAGACGACTCTGCCACTAAGACCAAG ACACCTTTCGGATACACGAGAAAGGATGTTCTGTTGATAGGAGTTGGAGTGACTGCACTTGGTATCGGCTTAGAGAGTGGACTTGAG TATGTGGGAGTGGATCCGCTGCAAGCAGGGAATGCAGTACAGCTGATACTGGTGCTGGGTTTGACTTTGGGTTGGATTTCTACTTACATCTTTAGAGTTGGTAACAAAGAGATGACTTATGCCCAGCAACTTCGTGACTACGAGTCTCAAGTCATGCAG AAACGGCTGGAGAGCTTATCCGAGGCAGAGTTAGAGGCATTGATGGCACAGGTTGATGAAGAGAAGACCAAAGTTGAGTAG
- the LOC104765647 gene encoding aldose 1-epimerase yields MAEQSKNTPEIFELNNGTMQVKISNYGATITSLSVPDKNGKLADVVLGFDSVDPYVKGLAPFFGCIVGRVANRIKEGKFSLNGVNYTLAINKPPNSLHGGNKGFDKKTWEVAGHKKDGDKPFITFKYHSADGEEGYPGAVSVTATYTLTSATTMRLDMEAVAENKDTPISLAQHTYWNLAGHDSGNILDHKIQILGSHVTPVDEYTVPTGEILPVKGTPFDFTKEKRIGESIGEVGIGYDHNYVLDCPDQEKEGLKHAAKLSDGANSRVLNLWTNVPGMQFYTGNYVNGVVGKGNAVYGKHAGVCLETQGFPNAINQTNFPSVVVKAGEKYQHTMLFEFSA; encoded by the exons ATGGCGGAACAGAGCAAGAACACCCCAGAGATCTTCGAGCTCAACAATGGCACCATGCAGGTCAAGATCTCAAACTACGGCGCCACCATCACCTCTTTGTCTGTTCCCGACAAGAACg ggAAATTGGCTGATGTTGTTCTCGGATTCGACTCGGTGGATCCCTATGTG AAAGGGCTTGCACCGTTCTTTGGGTGCATAGTTGGTCGTGTGGCAAATCGGATCAAAGAGGGAAAATTTAGTCTTAATGGAGTCAACTACACTTTGGCCATCAACAAGCCTCCCAATAGTCTCCAcg gTGGTAACAAGGGTTTCGATAAGAAGACATGGGAAGTTGCAGGGCACAAGAAAGACGGTGACAAACCTTTCATCACTTTCAAATATCACAGtgctgatggagaagaag GTTACCCCGGTGCAGTTTCTGTCACGGCTACATACACACTCACCTCAGCCACGACGATGAGACTTGACATGGAGGCTGTTGCGGAGAACAAAGACACTCCCATCAGCTTAGCTCAGCATACATACTGGAACTTGGCGGGTCATGACTCAGGGAACATTCTGGACCACAAGATTCAGATTCTGGGGTCTCACGTCACGCCGGTTGACGAATACACAGTTCCTACAGGAGAGATCCTGCCTGTAAAGGGAACTCCTTTCGACTTCACAAAGGAAAAACGGATAGGCGAGTCTATTGGAGAAGTTGGTATCGGATATGATCATAACTACGTGTTGGACTGTCCTGATCAAGAGAAAGAGGGGCTGAAACACGCAGCGAAGCTCAGTGACGGTGCTAACTCAAGGGTATTGAACTTGTGGACCAATGTGCCTGGAATGCAGTTTTATACAGGGAACTATGTGAATGGAGTGGTTGGGAAAGGGAATGCGGTTTACGGGAAACATGCTGGTGTGTGCCTTGAGACGCAGGGGTTCCCGAACGCTATTAACCAGACGAATTTCCCGTCTGTTGTGGTTAAAGCTGGTGAGAAGTACCAGCACACAATGCTGTTTGAGTTTTCAGCTTGA
- the LOC104765649 gene encoding uncharacterized protein At3g17950-like isoform X3 — protein sequence MFHLLRRSPPSLPPILILRSITLGTLMGFSFTATMPMPFRASSHRHVSPSVAISRASSSNARRLHQRKRPPSSNSAEPERHRRRKWWRFCRDDDDDAGIHRGTGDSKRSSLGEYLEVERRFGDEAVYNAAEAAELEGAVARYQDQQPVMGERALFADGRVLPPASAEMVTGEGTPVAMALCRFPVSLTGICSGGGG from the exons ATGTTCCATCTTCTCCGACGATCTCCTCCGTCTCTTCCTCCGATCTTGATACTGAG AAGCATCACACTTGGAACGCTTATGGGGTTTAGTTTCACTGCAACCATGCCGATGCCATTCAGAGCTTCTTCCCACCGCCACGTGTCACCTTCCGTAGCAATCTCACGAGCTTCCAGCTCCAATGCAAGACGCCTCCACCAGAGGAAGCGTCCTCCTTCATCGAATTCCGCTGAGCCTGAGCGGCATCGCCGCCGTAAATGGTGGCGTTTTTGCAGAGACGACGATGACGACGCCGGAATCCACCGTGGTACCGGAGATTCTAAGCGGTCGTCGCTCGGAGAGTATTTAGAGGTGGAGCGGAGGTTTGGAGACGAAGCCGTTTATAACGCAGCCGAGGCGGCGGAGCTAGAGGGTGCGGTGGCGCGGTACCAAGATCAACAGCCGGTTATGGGAGAGCGGGCATTGTTCGCCGACGGGAGGGTTCTTCCTCCGGCTTCAGCTGAGATGGTTACCGGAGAAGGTACGCCAGTGGCAATGGCACTTTGTAGATTCCCGGTTTCTTTAACCGGTATATGCAGCGGTGGCGGAGGATAA